In Microcaecilia unicolor chromosome 1, aMicUni1.1, whole genome shotgun sequence, the following are encoded in one genomic region:
- the LOC115466452 gene encoding LOW QUALITY PROTEIN: uncharacterized protein LOC115466452 (The sequence of the model RefSeq protein was modified relative to this genomic sequence to represent the inferred CDS: inserted 1 base in 1 codon), whose translation MIPVLESLNDPNNIPGTRCYPETKVTATNLDTETTSSTELPYDFVGTNTEGTENDQMIPAALLPFCGSLIFEAESMEITLFPQGESVENDVICDVENDDDSTSASFLHSLSESSINEGVDESFAYPDDTSESSDSASYDGEEDEKRYSTEQYAVVSDSTQGYKANPGDTEKESSNFESESEMETSSDSSDTDEECAVFAALEIDPNNLATAEEQIASELHLLAEQQEKVEVVLREGQEKAGHERNSFAQAKVPGRRDTTRLTSQLADPRLEDLTVVEQSSTKPEKSAWNQSLESINSISSSAPLQSKMSHIETGTPLLKSDLDLYMTGLDQAEDNQEEIGSLSLSANSPEQQTNLSEMEEAPETCVSSDGECLIACFDTGEELKISTALHGSSNQAMLVGQPTDACLGPDNVVQDQNERVSETATYAKSKPSSLITTELEDKSYLQVELSTLKVEERLTESEEQLLKSAKSDSAIKTENEAIVEKTDLERVLQISEVDKREDRSEIETEMTCELILQQPEEARFETMPSEECLIACFDSDDELENFSSLDQVNNNDEHVDVYPATQSLMRQMNRHQEELRDKNNQKERITANIDLQPVLLPTESSENFSESNIEACQEQLSKGLQRSLVSKINVQDERDFSTSVTLAINRNEAREAQAAAAEQQTYTKNTSEQYSLQSGVAETSNSNLSETTTGVKDILSTSDITLENMSCPEINKNMCHRQDTLIEGEEETGLYDIAILKSKSTFGEPSIPVTADVNQKDTAEIQKILSESVTVSRHEERDSALSTEAGNESSNSSVPEKVQCNKTEIFPVGSDLEFKGNEGSRELELSTQRFSIPQSTDSSLQVPRVTELSESNSRTELESNVDAGDHSTSKDRPNGDHTCLQYEKREEGTINSAVLVPENIKNVPRNLKESTLPIFQDNDNCTVVTCEFKDDLAAKQSSNLIYNHRSEEKTKTEGSVPETYLSTCVLEQLSGDLDLTDSKDTNSGKIVCALIRDSLMNEDSLVEKQDLPSPKLSLHSTCIKETSLHTCNTSLSSEMPEKAVAELGYDATKMSVLPSSSSSCQTPTETMERSKLPSKSNKLTDLGHTIGSQKPAFSIHEEESNLDNTKGRQVPIKDQKMTSTYPVCRKSLAQPCISSKQDQYVSEFIVSTSTLTDTTCPKFKNLGMEIGTDPWTSDTKTQIGKPDLKVTENVSVYHSSCLNSSGAFSLQKSEQERLGSLQEITSMLQGSFGKLEALELGMRPSCLESSPFPVHLPIEFPSIKDSDLVEPEEILLDSLQSSQAEVLDAKTSLPCGLKLQSKVAWEETSEMTSTLENVEMHTKTRKEDGFLNKLSEPMVADILREQDANICREEHYWQDKVTSSDSGETYEKMEVKPQDMQHPEASDNQGIHNTSASEDVKGSIEHPKYHESRNMTRPSDLVHKLQADFSYFQVGDSQLQSPLQESRPVSSFFHVPPEVSSSHTPLSDASPTSPCPGAIELPLPCLSSPSCHSDSSIQEQRDTTQLHVSKASSKLEDIHAEHQSSVLLESKKYLAGNFLSREKSTSGRNLREEQKFPAHEEKKRRANHSSIQFESSSSSESDAPYHYPELNSLTEASSLALLGDRKTTMDQRTCEIINHKGSCNDSESNEESIPELEEPDVSEPRTAQTQAQLTHSGGPADETISKAKQSRSEKKARKAMSKLGLRQIHGVTRITIRKSKNILFVITKPDVFKSPASDIYIVFGEAKIEDLSQQVHKAAAXKFKVPMEHSPLITETTPTLTIKEESEEEEEVDETGLEVRDIELVMAQANVSHAKAVRALRHNNNDIVNAIMELTM comes from the exons ATGATCCCAGTACTTGAGTCATTAAATGATCCCAATAACATACCTGGTACAAGATGCTATCCCGAAACAAAAGTAACAGCTACAAATCTAGACACTGAAACCACATCCTCAACTGAGCTGCCCTATGATTTTGTTGGAACTAATACAGAGGGCACAGAGAATGACCAGATGATCCCTGCTGCTCTGCTGCCCTTTTGTGGAAGTTTGATCTTTGAAGCAGAATCAATGGAGATTACTTTGTTTCCCCAAGGAGAATCTGTTGAGAACGATGTGATCTGTGACGTTGAAAATGATGATGATAGCACCTCGGCTTCTTTCCTACATTCTCTGTCAGAGTCCTCCATTAATGAAGGAGTGGATGAATCCTTTGCTTATCCAGATGACACGTCAGAGTCTTCTGATTCAGCATCATATGATGGAGAAGAAGATGAGAAACGTTATAGCACTGAGCAGTATGCTGTTGTATCAGACTCCACTCAAGGATACAAAGCAAACCCTGGGGATACAGAAAAGGAGTCCTCAAACTTTGAAAGTGAAAGTGAAATGGAAACTTCTTCAGACTCATCTGATACTGATGAAGAATGTGCCGTATTTGCAGCTCTTGAGATAGATCCAAATAACCTTGCAACAGCAGAAGAACAAATTGCATCCGAATTGCACTTACTGGCAGAGCAACAGGAGAAAGTAGAGGTAGTATTGAGGGAAGGCCAAGAAAAAGCTGGGCATGAAAGAAATTCCTTTGCCCAAGCTAAGGTGCCAGGCAGAAGAGATACCACTAGGCTAACATCCCAATTAGCAGATCCGAGATTAGAAGACCTCACTGTCGTAGAACAAAGTTCAACCAAACCTGAAAAAAGTGCATGGAATCAATCTCTGGAGTCCATCAACAGCATTAGCAGCAGTGCTCCACTGCAAAGTAAAATGAGTCATATTGAAACTGGCACCCCACTTTTGAAATCTGATCTAGACTTGTATATGACTGGATTAGATCAAGCAGAAGACAATCAAGAGGAAATAGGATCATTGTCATTATCTGCTAATTCTCCTGAGCAACAGACAAATTTgtcagagatggaagaagctccGGAAACTTGTGTTTCCAGTGATGGAGAATGTCTAATTGCTTGCTTTGACACTGGTGAAGAACTTAAAATATCTACAGCATTGCATGGGTCTTCAAACCAAGCAATGCTTGTAGGTCAGCCTACAGATGCATGTTTAGGACCTGATAATGTAGTACAAGACCAAAATGAGAGAGTGTCAGAAACGGCCACTTATGCAAAGTCAAAACCATCTTCTCTCATAACTACCGAATTAGAAGATAAAAGCTACCTTCAAGTTGAGTTAAGCACTCTTAAAGTGGAAGAGAGGTTGACTGAGTCTGAAGAACAGTTGTTAAAATCTGCAAAAAGCGATAGTGCCATAAAGACTGAAAATGAAGCTATTGTTGAAAAAACAGATCTAGAAAGAGTTTTGCAAATTTCAGAAGTGGACAAGAGAGAAGATAGGTCAGAAATTGAGACAGAAATGACCTGTGAGCTGATTTTGCAGCAGCCAGAAGAGGCCAGGTTTGAAACCATGCCATCAGAAGAATGCCTGATTGCATGTTTTGACTCAGATGATGAGCTAGAGAACTTCTCTTCTCTTGATCAAGTCAATAACAATGATGAACATGTGGACGTGTATCCTGCCACACAGTCGCTAATGAGACAAATGAACAGACACCAGGAAGAACTTAGAGACAAAAATAATCAAAAGGAGAGAATTACAGCAAATATAGATTTACAACCAGTATTACTACCTACAGAATCTTCAGAAAATTTTTCAGAATCAAACATAGAGGCTTGTCAAGAACAGCTGTCTAAAGGATTACAAAGGAGCCTTGTGTCCAAAATAAATGTGCAAGATGAAAGGGATTTCTCAACATCAGTAACTCTGGCTATAAACAGAAATGAAGCAAGAGAAGCCCAAGCAGCTGCAGCTGAACAACAGACATATACCAAAAACACTTCTGAACAATACTCACTACAATCAGGTGTAGCAGAGACCAGCAATTCCAATCTAAGTGAAACTACAACAGGAGTAAAAGACATACTTTCTACTAGTGACATTACTTTGGAAAACATGTCATGcccagaaataaataaaaacatgtgtCACAGACAGGATACACTCATAGAAGGGGAAGAAGAGACAGGTTTATATGATATAGCTATATTAAAGTCAAAATCAACTTTTGGTGAGCCATCTATACCGGTGACTGCAGATGTGAATCAAAAGGATACTGCTGAGATACAGAAGATCTTGAGTGAGAGTGTCACGGTCAGCAGGCATGAAGAAAGAGACAGCGCCTTATCTACAGAAGCAGGTAACGAGTCCTCCAATAGCTCTGTGCCAGAGAAGGTTCAGTGCAACAAAACAGAAATCTTTCCAGTGGGATCTGACTTGGAGTTCAAAGGCAACGAGGGCTCAAGGGAACTGGAGTTATCTACACAAAGGTTTTCAATACCACAATCAACAGACTCCAGCTTGCAAGTGCCAAGAGTCACTGAACTGTCTGAAAGTAATAGTAGAACAGAACTGGAATCAAATGTAGATGCTGGAGACCACTCCACCTCCAAAGATCGACCAAATGGAGACCATACGTGTCTTCAATATGAGAAAAGAGAGGAAGGTACGATTAACTCAGCAGTTCTAGTTCCTGAAAATATAAAGAATGTGCCGAGAAATCTCAAGGAatctactctccctatttttcAGGATAATGATAATTGCACAGTAGTTACATGTGAGTTTAAAGATGATCTTGCTGCCAAACAAAGTTCCAATTTAATATATAACCATAGATCAGAGGAAAAAACCAAGACTGAAGGATCAGTTCCAGAAACGTATCtatccacatgtgttttagaaCAGCTGTCTGGTGATCTGGATCTGACCGACAGTAAAGATACAAACTCAGGAAAGATAGTATGTGCACTTATCAGAGATAGTTTGATGAATGAAGATTCACTAGTAGAGAAGCAGGACTTACCTTCTCCTAAACTATCTTTACATAGTACCTGTATAAAAGAGACATCCTTGCACACATGCAACACTTCACTGTCGTCTGAGATGCCAGAGAAGGCAGTTGCTGAATTAGGATATGATGCCACAAAGATGTCTGTTTTACCATCAAGTTCAAGTTCTTGCCAGACTCCCACAGAAACTATGGAAAGGAGCAAGTTACCATCTAAAAGCAACAAACTGACAGATCTAGGCCACACAATAGGTAGTCAGAAACCTGCATTTTCCATACATGAGGAGGAAAGTAACTTGGACAACACTAAAGGCAGGCAAGTGCCCATAAAAGATCAGAAGATGACTTCCACATATCCTGtgtgtagaaaatcattagcgcAGCCTTGCATATCTTCAAAGCAAGATCAATATGTAAGTGAATTCATTGTTTCGACCAGCACTCTAACAGACACTACATGCCCTAAATTTAAGAATTTAGGAATGGAAATCGGTACTGATCCCTGGACATCAGACACTAAGACTCAGATAGGTAAACCTGACCTCAAAGTCACAGAAAATGTGTCGGTCTACCATTCTAGTTGCTTGAATTCCTCTGGTGCCTTTTCACTGCAAAAATCTGAACAAGAAAGGTTAGGTAGCCTGCAAGAAATAACCAGCATGTTGCAGGGTTCCTTTGGAAAGTTGGAGGCTTTAGAACTAGGAATGCGGCCTTCGTGTCTTGAAAGTAGTCCATTTCCAGTGCATCTCCCCATTGAGTTTCCCAGCATAAAAGACAGCGATTTGGTAGAACCTGAAGAAATCTTACTAGATTcactgcagagcagccaagcagaaGTGCTAGATGCAAAAACATCACTCCCCTGTGGTCTGAAGTTACAGTCCAAAGTAGCATGGGAAGAAACATCAGAGATGACATCCACCCTGGAGAACGTTGAAATGCATACCAAAACTAGGAAGGAAGATGGTTTTCTGAATAAGCTCAGTGAGCCAATGGTGGCAGATATTTTGAGAGAGCAAGATGCTAACATTTGTAGAGAAGAGCATTATTGGCAGGACAAGGTAACTAGTTCAGACAGTGGTGAGACATATGagaaaatggaagtaaaaccACAAGATATGCAGCATCCAGAAGCAAGTGATAACCAGGGAATCCACAATACAAGTGCATCAGAAGATGTGAAAGGAAGTATAGAGCACCCAAAGTATCATGAATCACGTAATATGACCAGGCCATCTGATCTAGTCCACAAACTGCAAGCTGATTTTTCGTATTTCCAGGTTGGTGATTCACAGCTTCAGTCTCCATTGCAGGAGTCTCGCCCTGTCTCCTCTTTTTTTCATGTTCCACCAGAGGTGTCCTCTAGTCATACTCCTCTCAGTGATGCATCCCCTACTTCTCCGTGCCCCGGTGCCATTGAACTACCTCTGCCATGTTTATCTTCCCCATCCTGTCATTCAGACAGCAGTATTCAAGAGCAAAGAGACACCACACAGCTTCATGTATCTAAAGCAAGCTCAAAGCTAGAGGACATTCATGCTGAGCACCAGTCATCAGTACTGCTGGAGTCCAAAAAATATTTAGCAGGTAATT TCCTCTCCAGGGAAAAGTCAACAAGTGGCAGGAATCTGAGAGAGGAACAGAAGTTCCCAGCtcatgaagaaaagaagaggagagcCAACCACAGCTCCATTCAGTTTGAATCAAGCTCGTCCAGCGAGAGTGATGCACCCTACCACTACCCAGAGCTGAACAGCTTAACAGAAGCTTCAAGCCTAGCGCTGTTGGGGGACAGAAAGACAACAATGGACCAGAGGACCTGCGAGATCATTAATCATAAAG GCTCCTGTAATGATTCTGAGAGTAACGAGGAGTCCATCCCCGAGCTGGAGGAACCAGATGTTTCAGAACCACGGACAGCTCAAACTCAG